A window of Magnetococcus sp. PR-3 genomic DNA:
GATGGAAGCTGCGCCAGAATCTGTCGAGGCGATGTTGGGTATGACCTTGCCACTCATGGCAAAACAGCAGTTTGGGCAGGTTGAGCTGATCTGTAATCGGTTGGTTTATAAAGATTATTATAACATTGTTGGGAGTGTTCGTTTGGCATGGTCACTGCGTAAGCAGGGCAAACTGGCGCTGGGGTTAAAAGTGACGGAGCGTCTACTGGTACGCCACCCAACCAATGTCTCTTTATTAACGGAGCAAGGACAGATACTGCATGCCATGGGTAAAAAACAAGCGGCATTACACCTGTTTGATGATCTCTTAACCTTGGATCCTGAAAATAGTACGGCGCTTAAGGCATTAAATGACCTGGATCAGAGACTAAAACTTGATGATATAAAAATAAAAGTCACAAAAAAAGGGGGTAAGCTGTGAAACGTTTTCTATTACTCCTCGTCGTCCTGTTGGGGTTAAGCGGTTGTGCCACGGTTGATGGCCCCTCGGGTAGTCAGATGGCCTCCTTTGAGGACGCGGTTAAGCAGTTTAAGGCTGAACACTATGAACAGGCCCATAAGACTGTATTGGCTTTAATGCGCCATGAACCCTACCAAGCCAAATATTGGGGGCTGAGAGGCTGGACACATCTTAAACGCGGTGAGATGAAACAGTCCAAAAGATGGTTCCAAAAGATGTTGCAGCTGGATGACCGCAGTATGGGCGGACATCAAGGTATGGGGTGGTGGTATTTAACCAAAGGCAACATGCGCCAAGCCAAAGCAGCTTTTAAACGTCAGCGTGCTCAGGGTCTATATTGGCGTAATGGTGTTCACTGGTATGGCACCATCAAAGCCGATGGAAAAAAGTACATTACCAGCATTATTTCAGATGCTGATTATGGTTTAGGTTCGGTCTACCTTGCTGAAAAAAAGTGGGATCGTGCCCAAAAGCATCTGCAAGAAGCACTACAAAGAGAGAACGACTTCAGTGGCCATGGCCCTATTTTAGAGACGTTAGGCGATGCTGTCTCAGCCCGTCAGGAGTACACCCTGGCCAGTCAGATTTACCGACAATCTTTACAGATTAAACCTTCTGCTAAAGTACGCGCCAAACTTGCTTGGTTGTTGTTGTATCAGCGGCAGTTGCCTGAAGCGACCCGTCAATTTTCCCGTATTGCCAAAAAGAGTAAAAAAGCACTCTCTGCACGCTATGGGCTATTCTTGGCGGCGAGTAAACTGGGCAAACAACAGTTGGCGCAAAAAGCCGCAATGGAGCTGATTAAGCAATCCCCAGCTTACACAACGCCAGATTGGATGGTTAAAGAGGCAGGAACAGGTGGAGATTTTACCTATCTATGGCAAGCTTTTGCCCAGAGTAGTTTTAAGGCTGGGTATTTCTACCTGGCTGAGCGCTATTTGACCCAGTTGGTGGAGAATGGGTATGGCCGTTGTGGTAACCAAAGTGCTCTTGCTTGGAGCCAGATGTATCTGGGTAAATTTGATCGGGCAACGCAGGGTTTTCAAACGCTCATTAACAGCAGCAACTGTGATCGGGCAGATGCC
This region includes:
- a CDS encoding tetratricopeptide repeat protein; translated protein: MKRFLLLLVVLLGLSGCATVDGPSGSQMASFEDAVKQFKAEHYEQAHKTVLALMRHEPYQAKYWGLRGWTHLKRGEMKQSKRWFQKMLQLDDRSMGGHQGMGWWYLTKGNMRQAKAAFKRQRAQGLYWRNGVHWYGTIKADGKKYITSIISDADYGLGSVYLAEKKWDRAQKHLQEALQRENDFSGHGPILETLGDAVSARQEYTLASQIYRQSLQIKPSAKVRAKLAWLLLYQRQLPEATRQFSRIAKKSKKALSARYGLFLAASKLGKQQLAQKAAMELIKQSPAYTTPDWMVKEAGTGGDFTYLWQAFAQSSFKAGYFYLAERYLTQLVENGYGRCGNQSALAWSQMYLGKFDRATQGFQTLINSSNCDRADALLGTGLVRLYQDKLTEADRYFTNALSIDPDRLRAQLARGAVAYLKKDYRRAIGIYQSRIGQVPTDETFFSWGSHAYNNYGWSLLRLGHYRHALGVFQRLKQLYPNRTDGRVELGLGWSYLRLGYKRPAQREFMKVLQWFPDSIAARKGLQKI
- a CDS encoding tetratricopeptide repeat protein, yielding MKHVITWGLIVLMGGLVTQVWAGENDWVRKAYYKSYDYARTQSYRPAIRAMLPVHKQYPKGYTVNLRLGWLYYLAGLYADSIRHYQTAMEAAPESVEAMLGMTLPLMAKQQFGQVELICNRLVYKDYYNIVGSVRLAWSLRKQGKLALGLKVTERLLVRHPTNVSLLTEQGQILHAMGKKQAALHLFDDLLTLDPENSTALKALNDLDQRLKLDDIKIKVTKKGGKL